Genomic segment of Streptomyces zhihengii:
GCGCTGCTGATGGTGCCGATCAGCGCCCACGCCCTGTTCGCCAAGCCGCTGGTGACCTCGCCGACGTCCACCCTGGCCGTGGAGGTGCAGCCGCACACGCCGCACGGTGTGCTGTGGTGCGACGGCCGCCGGACCGTGGAGCTGCCGTCCGGCGCGCGGGTGGTGGTCAGACGGGGCGCCGTGCCGGTCCGCCTGGCACGGCTGCACCACGCGTCGTTCACCGACCGTCTGGTGGCCAAGTTCGCGCTGCCGGTGTCGGGTTGGCGCGGCGCGCCGCACTGAGAGCGGCGAAGAGCCCCTCGGGAGAGTGAACGCGGGGCCGGGGTCCGTCGCGCGGCGGGCCCCGGACCTCGTAAGGTCGTGTCCGTGTTGGAGGAGATGCGGATACGGTCGCTCGGAGTCATCGACGACGCGGTCGTCGAGCTGTCGCCCGGGTTCACCGCGGTGACCGGTGAGACGGGCGCGGGCAAGACGATGGTCGTGACCAGCCTGGGGCTGCTGCTCGGCGGACGTGCCGACCCGGCCCTGGTGCGGATCGGCGCCAAGGCGGCGGTGGTGGAGGGGCGGGTCAGGGTGCCCGCCGGCTCCCCGGCCGCGCTGCGCGCCGAGGAGGCCGGGGCCGAGCTCGAGGACGGCACGCTGCTCGTCAGCCGGACGGTGTCGGCCGAGGGGCGCTCGCGCGCCCACCTCGGCGGGCGGTCGGTGCCCGTGGGCGTGCTGTCGGAGCTGGCGGACGAACTCGTCGCCGTGCACGGCCAGACCGACCAGCAGGGCCTGCTGCGGGCCGCCCGCCAGCGCGAGGCGCTGGACCGCTACGCGGGCGCCGCCGTCGCGGGCCCGCACACCGGGTACGCCGCCGCCTACCGGCGGCTGCGCGCGGTGTCGGCCGAGGTGGAGGAGCTGACCACCCGTGCCCGCGAGCGGGCCCAGGAGGCGGATCTGCTGCGCTTCGGCCTCGACGAGATCGCGGCCGTCGAGCCGCGGCCCGGCGAGGACGTCGAGCTGGCCGCAGAGGCGGAGCGGCTCGGCCACGCCGAGGCGCTGGCGTCCGCCGCGTCCGTCGCCCATGCCGCGCTCGCCGGCAATCCGGAGGACCTCGAAGCCGTCGACGCGACCACCCTGGTCGCCGGCGCGGGGCGCGCGCTGGACGCGGTGCGCTCCCACGACCAGTCGCTCGCGACGCTCGCCGACCGGATGGGCGAGATCTCCATCCTGCTCGGCGACGTGGCGGGCGAACTGGCCGGGTACGCCGACGACCTGGACGCCGATCCGCTGCGGCTGGCCGCCGTCGAGGAGCGGCGGGCCGCGCTGACGGGTCTGACCCGCAAGTACGGGGCGGACATCGCGGCCGTGCTCGCCTGGGCCGAGGAGAGCGCCGCCCGGCTCACCGAGCTGGACGGCGACGACGAGCGCATCGGGGAGCTGACCGCGGAGCGGGACACCCTGCGGGGCGAACTCGCCGGGCTGGCGCAGGCGCTGACGGACGCCCGCACCGAGGCGGCGGACCGGTTCGCGGACGCGGTGACCGAGGAGCTCGCCTCCCTCGCCATGCCGCACGCCCGGGTCTCGTTCTCGGTGCGCCAGACCGAGGACCCGGAGGGCGTCGAGGTCGGCGGCCGGACGGTCGCCTACGGCCCGCACGGCGTCGACGAGGTGGAACTGCTGCTCGCCCCGCACCCGGGGGCGCCGCCGCGGCCCATCGCCAAGGGCGCCTCGGGCGGTGAGCTGTCCCGGGTGATGCTGGCGGTCGAGGTGGTCTTCGCCGGGACCGACCCGGTGCCGACGTACCTCTTCGACGAGGTCGACGCCGGTGTCGGCGGCCGGGCCGCGGTCGAGATCGGCCGGCGGCTGGCGAAGCTGGCCAGGTCGGCACAGGTCGTGGTGGTCACCCACCTGCCCCAGGTGGCCGCGTTCGCGGACCGTCAGCTCCTGGTGGAGAAGACCGACGACGGCTCGGTGACCCGGTCCGG
This window contains:
- the recN gene encoding DNA repair protein RecN, whose product is MRIRSLGVIDDAVVELSPGFTAVTGETGAGKTMVVTSLGLLLGGRADPALVRIGAKAAVVEGRVRVPAGSPAALRAEEAGAELEDGTLLVSRTVSAEGRSRAHLGGRSVPVGVLSELADELVAVHGQTDQQGLLRAARQREALDRYAGAAVAGPHTGYAAAYRRLRAVSAEVEELTTRARERAQEADLLRFGLDEIAAVEPRPGEDVELAAEAERLGHAEALASAASVAHAALAGNPEDLEAVDATTLVAGAGRALDAVRSHDQSLATLADRMGEISILLGDVAGELAGYADDLDADPLRLAAVEERRAALTGLTRKYGADIAAVLAWAEESAARLTELDGDDERIGELTAERDTLRGELAGLAQALTDARTEAADRFADAVTEELASLAMPHARVSFSVRQTEDPEGVEVGGRTVAYGPHGVDEVELLLAPHPGAPPRPIAKGASGGELSRVMLAVEVVFAGTDPVPTYLFDEVDAGVGGRAAVEIGRRLAKLARSAQVVVVTHLPQVAAFADRQLLVEKTDDGSVTRSGVTVLEGEDRVRELSRMLAGQEDSETARAHAEELLAAARADA